A genomic segment from Amphiura filiformis chromosome 10, Afil_fr2py, whole genome shotgun sequence encodes:
- the LOC140162606 gene encoding ribonuclease P protein subunit p25-like protein: MEHYEKGELVEVELDESPFAGVEGIDDINSIVVMRVKYGSKIRNLMGYAMRKIKEEATKHIIFSGSGPAVTKTITCVEIMKRKMKTLHQISRVYFKRIEEFWEPKDEGLDRLKVTRNIPAISVLLSKEQLDPKEPGYQAPGSYDALWAEHASQEKAKTAKAPPPPSASKRKRKDKPQHGSKSTDGQSNQKKPPRRKNKNQGGDKSQNRGQMDGKGDSRPRQQQQ, encoded by the exons ATGGAACACTATGAGAAAGGCGAGTTAGTAGAAGTTGAGCTCGATGAGAGTCCATTTGCGGGCGTTGAAGGCATTGATGATATTAACAGCATTGTTGTTATGAGGGTCAAGTATGGCAGTAAAATCAGGAATCTCATGGGGTATGCTATGAGAAAAATAAAG GAGGAGGCAACTAAACACATAATATTTTCCGGGTCAGGGCCAGCAGTGACCAAGACCATAACATGTGTGGAAATTATGAAACGTAAAATGAAGACTCTCCATCAAATATCAAGAGTGTATTTCAAGAG GATAGAAGAGTTTTGGGAACCTAAGGATGAAGGATTAGACAG GTTAAaggtgactcgtaatatcccggccatatcagtgttactctccaaagaacaacttgacccaaaggaaccagg CTACCAAGCCCCAGGTTCCTATGACGCATTGTGGGCAGAGCATGCAAGCCAAGAAaaggcaaaaacagcaaaagcgCCACCACCACCATCAGCGAGTAAGAGAAAGCGTAAAGACAAACCTCAGCATGGTTCTAAATCAACAGATGGACAATCTAACCAAAAGAAACCACCGCGAAGGAAAAACAAAAACCAGGGTGGGGATAAATCACAAAATAGGGGGCAAATGGACGGGAAAGGGGATAGTAGACCTAGGCAGCAACAGCAATGA